In a single window of the Daphnia carinata strain CSIRO-1 chromosome 4, CSIRO_AGI_Dcar_HiC_V3, whole genome shotgun sequence genome:
- the LOC130687758 gene encoding small ribosomal subunit protein eS25-like, which yields MAPKKDAKSKSAPSKSAPAKKKEGGGGKAKKKKWSKGKTRDKLNNLVLFDQATYDKLYKEVPAYKLITPAVVSERLKIRGSLARKALTELQQKGLIKQVVKHSAQLIYTRTTKTDDAVVAA from the exons ATG GCTCCCAAGAAGGATGCGAAGTCAAAGTCGGCCCCATCCAAGTCGGCGCCAGCCAAGAAGAAGGAGGGAGGAGGTGGTAaggccaagaagaagaagtggtCCAAAGGAAAAACCCGTGACAAGTTGAACAACCTTGTTCTCTTTGACCAGGCCACATATGATAAGCTGTACAAG GAAGTCCCAGCCTACAAGTTGATCACACCTGCAGTCGTCTCTGAGCGTCTCAAGATCAGAGGATCTCTGGCACGCAAGGCCTTGACTGAATTGCAGCAGAAGGGATTGATCAAGCAGGTGGTGAAGCACAGTGCCCAGCTGATCTACACCAGAACCACCAAGACTGATGATGCTGTGGTAGCCGCATAA
- the LOC130687731 gene encoding kinesin-like protein KIF16B, which translates to MSNIKVAVRVRPLTTSEATLNHQLTVQMDVNNIVHLHIPALSKTSAEDGWNNKRASSQSRQFAFDHFFPATDGSSVSANIASQEKVFEELGMPVLNSLFDGYNACVLAYGPSGTGKTYTMMGTPLEPGLAPRLCTAIFERMNSECGCSNVHRPSFRIDISFMEIYNEKVRDLLEEHSNRGSVLLKIREHPQLGPYVQGLSRHTVEDAAAALGLLKEGAQRRASAATHKNGHSSRSHAVFTVHCTAAWVTDEGLPRETVAKLHLVDLAGSERASCNPINRLRLKEGALINKSLASLGNVINALAEKASLSRVSTSTLNTSSSSTSSVNTPSVQTPTALPRRFQTPFVPYRDSVLTWLLKDSLGGNSKTFLVAAISPSTRAFKETVNTLRFAERAKRVVNEPVINENASIELIRHLTQEVTRLRVLFTQSVKSNQSSDNVGMIPSKNITNLLGANHSNACELTRDWLREWRREIGEATATVHRTPQFSEIGIQTSFPIIMEDIGYVMPAKEAKSANRPPVGNVTSNLGTILFHGETTCWSDDSLSDSYPSEWCPTTDSHTEYPRMSKMVQEPASIIEPNFHIGESLSAPFLGSYHQQKQSPTPSNEKRINSRKVIKTMPDVQTTFKNSEEIPLSISSSPLSPSLVVFGRHPESFSKQKAFSYIPDQAHSSSSSVCTGEKMINNDSPKSYQELEHDSHNVGFVPSSRIGLSSCNSKVNCCCHTLRHGNRCKLQNQTFLAQFAYQRKSYCQHDTNYQQTRAVPCKSQSFDTILRAELLAIRRRMVARTASPKVAASLRYLTQWQTDSLAHPLSINS; encoded by the exons ATGTCAAACATAAAAGTTGCAGTTAGAGTACGTCCACTAACTACCAG CGAAGCTACGCTCAATCATCAGTTAACGGTGCAAATGGATGTCAACAATATAGTTCACTTACATATTCCGGCG TTATCGAAAACCAGTGCGGAGGATGGATGGAATAATAAAAGGGCATCAAGTCAGTCACGGCAATTCGCTTTTGACCATTTCTTTCCTGCGACGGATGGTTCTTCTGTTTCCGCTAATATTGCCAGCCAAGAAAAG GTATTCGAAGAGCTGGGTATGCCGGTGCTGAACTCTTTATTCGATGGGTACAATGCGTGCGTGTTGGCTTACGGGCCAAGTGGAACAGGCAAAACTTATACCATGATGGGGACTCCGTTGGAACCTGGTTTAGCTCCAAGACTATGCACTGCTATTTTTGAACGAATGAATTCCGAATGTGGTTGCAGTAACGTCCACCGACCTTCGTTTCGGATCGACATTAG TTTTATGGAGATTTATAACGAGAAGGTGCGTGATCTTCTGGAAGAACATTCAAATCGAGGCTCTGTGCTGCTGAAAATCCGCGAACATCCACAATTAGGACCTTATGTTCAAG GGTTAAGTCGTCATACTGTGGAAGACGCTGCGGCGGCCTTGGGGCTTCTGAAGGAGGGCGCGCAGCGTAGAGCTTCAGCtgccacacacaaaaatggtCATTCCTCCCGTTCGCACGCAGTATTTACGGTACACTGCACAGCAGCTTGGGTCACTGATGAGGGATTGCCACGAGAAACTGTTGCAAAACTTCATTTGGTTGACCTGGCAGGAAG TGAACGAGCAAGTTGCAATCCCATCAACCGTCTCCGCCTCAAAGAAGGTGCGCTTATCAACAAATCTTTGGCCAGTTTGGGCAATGTGATCAACGCTTTAG CGGAAAAAGCTTCTTTGAGCAGAGTTAGTACTAGTACTCTCAATACTAGCAGCTCATCTACCTCCAGTGTTAACACACCGTCCGTCCAAACACCTACCGCATTACCACGTCGTTTTCAGACACCTTTCGTACCATACCGCGATTCAGTACTAACATGGCTTCTCAAGGATTCCTTGGGTGGCAATTCGAAGACCTTTTTGGTGGCAG CTATTTCCCCTTCAACTCGCGCATTTAAGGAAACTGTAAATACTCTTCGATTTGCCGAACGAGCCAAACGTGTTGTTAATGAACCG GTGATCAACGAAAATGCAAGTATTGAATTGATTCGCCATTTAACGCAAGAGGTTACGCGTTTAAGAGTTTTGTTTACTCAGTCG GTGAAATCCAATCAATCCAGTGACAATGTGGGTATGATTCCTTCTAAAAACATCACCAATTTGTTAGGCGCTAACCATTCGAACGCATGCGAATTAACCCGAGACTGGTTACGAGAATGGCGTCGCGAAATTGGTGAAGCAACAGCAACCGTTCATCGTACGCCACAGTTCAGCGAGATTGGTATCCAGACCTCATTCCCCATCATCATGGAAGACATAGGATATGTGATGCCTGCAAAAGAAGCCAAGTCGGCAAATAGACCGCCCGTGGGAAATGTAACAAGTAACTTAGGTACTATTCTCTTCCACGGTGAAACTACCTGTTGGAGTGATGATAGTCTGAGTGATTCATATCCGTCAGAATGGTGTCCAACAACCGACAGTCATACCGAATATCCAAGAATGAGCAAGATGGTACAAGAACCAGCTTCTATCATTGAGCCTAACTTTCATATCGGAGAAAGTTTATCCGCCCCATTTTTGGGTTCCTATCACCAGCAGAAGCAGTCGCCAACTCCTTCGaacgaaaagcgaatcaaCTCACGAAAAGTGATTAAAACTATGCCTGATGTACAAACAACGTTTAAGAATTCGGAGGAAATCCCACTGAGCATAAGTTCTTCGCCTCTATCACCATCTTTGGTTGTCTTTGGTCGTCATCCAGAGAGTTTTTCCAAGCAAAAAGCCTTTTCGTACATCCCAGACCAAGCTCATTCGTCCAGCAGCTCGGTTTGCACTGGCgaaaaaatgataaataatgATTCACCTAAATCATACCAAGAATTGGAACACGATAGCCATAATGTAGGATTTGTGCCATCGTCCCGCATCGGTTTATCTTCTTGCAACTCAAAGGTGAACTGCTGCTGTCATACTCTCCGGCACGGTAATCGGTGCAAATTGCAAAATCAGACTTTCTTAGCACAGTTTGCTTACCAGCGTAAGAGCTATTGCCAACATGACACAAATTACCAGCAGACTCGAGCAGTACCTTGTAAATCCCAGTCGTTTGATACCATACTACGGGCAGAATTGTTAGCCATTCGTCGACGAATGGTGGCTCGAACAGCTAGCCCCAAAGTGGCAGCCTCTTTGCGTTATTTAACTCAATGGCAAACCGATTCGCTGGCACACCCTCTCAGTATAAACAGTTAA